One segment of Gossypium arboreum isolate Shixiya-1 unplaced genomic scaffold, ASM2569848v2 Contig00185, whole genome shotgun sequence DNA contains the following:
- the LOC108466518 gene encoding glyoxylase I 4-like, with protein sequence MKGSAENPLHLKSLNHISLVCRSVEESINFYQKTLGFVPIRRPGSFDFNGAWLFGYGFGIHLLQSEDPDNLPKKWKINPKDNHISFQCENMGCVENKLKEMEMEYERAIVEEGGICVEQLFFHDPDGFMIEICNCDNLPVVPLAGEMARSCSRVDMQLLQHQIQQVIQQ encoded by the exons ATGAAGGGAAGTGCGGAAAACCCTCTTCATCTCAAATCTTTGAACCATATATCTCTTGTTTGTAGATCAGTTGAGGAATccattaatttttatcaaaagaCTCTTGGGTTTGTTCCAATAAGGAGGCCTGGATCATTTGATTTCAATGGGGCATG GTTGTTTGGATATGGATTTGGGATTCATCTTTTGCAATCAGAAGATCCGGATAACTTGCCAAAGAAATGGAAAATCAATCCCAAAGATAACCACATTTCTTTCCAG TGCGAGAACATGGGGTGTGTGGAGAATAAGCTGaaggaaatggaaatggaatatGAGCGAGCAATAGTGGAAGAAGGTGGAATATGCGTTGAACAACTGTTCTTCCACGACCCAGATGGATTCATGATTGAGATATGCAACTGTGATAACTTACCAGTGGTCCCGCTGGCTGGTGAGATGGCGCGATCATGCTCTCGGGTCGATATGCAACTGTTGCAGCATCAGATTCAACAAGTGATTCAGCAGTGA